The Pseudarthrobacter sulfonivorans genome includes a window with the following:
- a CDS encoding DUF4870 domain-containing protein, with product MAQNAREHRDDHGGQGRSEYQGVPANALPLTASEDRQWATLAHFGGILGCVPSLLIYLIFRERGPFTAQESKEALNFSLPPTIAALVANLLVFIPVVGNVFAVIATLIWIALTCFSVAAGIHVNKGQPHRYQYNLRWIK from the coding sequence GTGGCACAAAACGCACGCGAGCACCGGGACGACCACGGCGGCCAGGGCCGTTCCGAGTACCAGGGCGTTCCGGCTAATGCGCTGCCCCTGACGGCCAGCGAAGACCGCCAGTGGGCCACACTGGCACACTTCGGCGGGATCCTCGGCTGTGTTCCGTCACTGCTGATCTACCTGATTTTCCGTGAGCGCGGGCCGTTTACCGCCCAGGAATCCAAGGAAGCGCTGAACTTCAGCCTGCCGCCCACCATTGCGGCGCTGGTGGCCAATCTCCTGGTGTTCATTCCGGTGGTGGGAAATGTCTTCGCCGTCATCGCCACCCTGATCTGGATTGCCCTGACCTGCTTCTCCGTGGCCGCAGGCATCCATGTCAACAAGGGCCAGCCCCACCGTTACCAGTACAATCTGCGCTGGATCAAGTAG
- the holA gene encoding DNA polymerase III subunit delta, whose product MAAAQTTRPRTPVSNTATWRDVTPAEIVLVGGPEEYLGIRAMDHVRAQVRTAFPDVEVSRLMAGTYEAGTLAMQVSPSLFGERKLIEVEGVEGMNDAFLADALTYLARPEPDAVLVLRHAGGVRGKKLLDAVKAGGWPVVDCQPLKKDADKATFVATEFRAAGRKISSDAVQTLVNAVGANLSELAAACSQLIADATGAVTPELVDRYYGGRIEATAFKVADAAMAGNGPVALSTLRHALATGADPVPLVAALAAKLRTVAKVAGAQGSPAQIARELGMQPWLVEQAQRDVRRWTPEGLVRSIQATAEADAQVKGLSRDPVYAVEHAVTVIATSVRGH is encoded by the coding sequence ATGGCCGCAGCCCAGACCACACGACCCAGGACTCCGGTGTCCAACACGGCCACCTGGCGGGACGTGACGCCTGCCGAAATCGTCCTGGTGGGCGGACCGGAGGAATACCTCGGCATCCGTGCCATGGACCATGTCCGCGCCCAGGTGCGGACGGCGTTTCCCGATGTGGAAGTCAGCCGCCTCATGGCCGGAACGTACGAAGCCGGGACCCTCGCCATGCAAGTCAGCCCCTCACTCTTCGGTGAGCGCAAACTGATCGAAGTCGAAGGCGTTGAAGGCATGAACGATGCCTTCCTGGCCGACGCACTGACCTATCTGGCCCGCCCGGAGCCGGATGCGGTGCTCGTCCTGCGCCACGCCGGGGGAGTCCGCGGCAAGAAGCTCCTCGATGCCGTCAAGGCCGGCGGTTGGCCGGTAGTTGACTGCCAGCCCCTGAAGAAGGATGCGGATAAGGCCACTTTCGTGGCAACGGAATTCAGGGCCGCCGGACGCAAGATCAGCTCGGACGCAGTGCAGACGCTGGTTAATGCCGTCGGCGCCAACCTTTCGGAGCTCGCGGCGGCGTGCAGCCAGCTGATCGCGGATGCCACGGGAGCAGTGACCCCGGAGTTGGTGGACCGCTACTACGGTGGCCGGATTGAGGCCACGGCATTCAAAGTCGCGGACGCTGCCATGGCCGGAAACGGTCCAGTGGCGCTGTCCACCCTTCGCCACGCGCTGGCCACCGGGGCTGACCCGGTTCCGCTGGTTGCGGCGCTGGCAGCCAAGCTGCGGACGGTGGCCAAAGTTGCCGGCGCCCAGGGATCCCCGGCGCAGATCGCCCGGGAACTGGGCATGCAGCCCTGGCTCGTGGAGCAGGCCCAGCGCGATGTGCGCCGCTGGACCCCGGAGGGCCTGGTCCGCTCCATCCAGGCCACCGCCGAGGCCGATGCCCAGGTCAAAGGCCTTTCGCGTGATCCCGTCTATGCCGTTGAACATGCGGTGACCGTCATCGCAACCTCTGTGCGCGGGCACTGA
- a CDS encoding type II toxin-antitoxin system PemK/MazF family toxin: MPINLRSLANAVRTSVRVLQKFRTGATRSAGPHTPAPARQAAPVKPAPHGVYPGDFAGAASIRYAPQPEGSPDPGEIVWTWVPYEEDHTRGKDRPVLLVGKSGQYLLGVMLTSRDHDHAGNGSGDYVDIGTGSWDRQQRPSEANLGRILQISPDAIRREGAVLDRKRFDLVAAGIRRRHGWK, translated from the coding sequence ATGCCTATCAACCTCCGCTCCTTGGCCAACGCTGTCCGGACGTCCGTCAGGGTCCTGCAGAAGTTCCGTACCGGGGCAACCCGATCTGCCGGACCGCACACGCCTGCACCGGCCCGCCAGGCGGCGCCGGTGAAGCCGGCCCCGCACGGCGTCTATCCTGGCGACTTTGCCGGCGCGGCGTCCATCCGGTACGCCCCGCAGCCCGAAGGCAGTCCCGACCCCGGCGAGATTGTGTGGACCTGGGTGCCGTATGAGGAGGACCACACCCGGGGCAAAGACCGTCCGGTTCTACTGGTGGGCAAGAGCGGACAGTACCTGCTGGGGGTAATGCTCACCAGCAGGGACCATGACCATGCCGGCAACGGATCCGGAGACTACGTGGACATCGGAACTGGCAGTTGGGACCGCCAGCAGCGGCCCAGCGAGGCGAACCTTGGACGGATCCTGCAGATCAGCCCGGACGCCATCCGGCGCGAAGGTGCAGTTCTGGACCGGAAACGCTTCGATCTGGTGGCTGCAGGCATACGGCGCCGACACGGCTGGAAATAG
- a CDS encoding recombinase family protein has protein sequence MTALKIGYARVSTNRQDLTAQREGLTALGVALENVHVDQGLTGTNRTRPGLREAMAAVRSGDTLVVTKLDRLARSLPDARDIADELTRKGVALSLGGSIYDPDDPVGRLLFNVLGMVAEFEADLIRMRSREGMAVAKAKGKLRGKQPKLTAAKRRHLLAVHAAGTHTQTELAELFDVSRATVYRELQRPQPVQL, from the coding sequence GTGACTGCACTGAAAATCGGTTACGCGCGCGTTTCCACCAACCGCCAGGACCTCACCGCACAACGGGAAGGCCTCACTGCCCTCGGTGTCGCCCTTGAAAACGTCCATGTTGACCAGGGACTTACCGGCACCAACAGGACCCGGCCGGGACTCCGCGAAGCGATGGCCGCTGTGCGTTCCGGTGACACTCTTGTCGTCACCAAACTCGACCGCCTGGCGCGATCTCTTCCAGACGCCCGTGATATCGCTGACGAGCTGACACGGAAGGGCGTCGCTCTGAGCCTTGGCGGATCGATCTACGATCCCGACGATCCCGTCGGCCGGCTGCTGTTCAACGTCCTCGGCATGGTCGCAGAGTTCGAGGCCGATCTGATTCGAATGAGAAGCCGCGAAGGCATGGCAGTCGCCAAAGCCAAAGGCAAACTACGCGGAAAACAACCCAAACTCACGGCCGCCAAACGCCGCCACCTGCTCGCCGTCCACGCTGCCGGCACGCACACCCAGACCGAACTGGCAGAACTCTTCGACGTCTCTCGCGCAACCGTCTACCGAGAACTCCAACGCCCACAACCAGTCCAACTCTGA
- the hemW gene encoding radical SAM family heme chaperone HemW: MPSILPLGDPAPSDGLLPAQAVAGAADRAFGLYVHIPFCAVRCGYCDFNTYTATELGGGASQDAYATTAVSEVDFAATVLRNSGLPDRPLSTVFFGGGTPTLLPAEDLARILTAAVGHWGLEPGAEVTTEANPDSVTPASLQVLADAGFTRVSFGMQSAVPHVLKVLDRTHTPSRVPQVVQWARDAGLAVSLDLIYGTPGESLEDWRFSLETALSYQPDHISAYALIVEDGTKLAAQIRRGEVPGIDDDDHADKYELADQLIGAAGLSWYEVSNWSRTPEQACRHNLAYWRGDDWWGIGPGAHSHVGGVRWWNVKHPTAYAGRLAQGLSPAAGRETLDAETRDVERVMLEARLVSGLATSTLGDHGRHAVAGLIADGLVEPPAAFHGTLVLTLKGRLLADAVVRRILPD; the protein is encoded by the coding sequence ATGCCTAGCATTCTTCCGCTCGGCGACCCCGCGCCGTCGGACGGTCTGCTGCCCGCCCAGGCAGTGGCCGGTGCGGCGGACCGGGCCTTCGGGCTGTACGTGCACATCCCGTTCTGCGCTGTTCGTTGCGGATACTGCGACTTCAACACCTACACGGCCACCGAGCTGGGCGGCGGAGCGTCACAGGACGCCTACGCCACCACGGCCGTGTCCGAAGTCGACTTTGCCGCCACAGTCCTGCGGAACTCGGGTCTCCCGGACCGGCCGCTGAGCACAGTCTTCTTCGGCGGCGGCACTCCCACGCTGCTCCCGGCGGAAGACCTCGCGCGGATCCTGACGGCCGCCGTCGGGCACTGGGGCCTGGAACCCGGCGCCGAAGTGACCACCGAAGCAAACCCGGACTCGGTCACCCCGGCATCCCTTCAGGTCCTGGCCGATGCCGGCTTCACCCGGGTTTCCTTTGGTATGCAGTCTGCCGTTCCCCATGTCCTGAAGGTCCTGGATCGCACGCACACGCCCAGCCGCGTGCCGCAGGTGGTGCAGTGGGCGCGCGATGCCGGACTGGCCGTGAGCCTGGACCTGATCTACGGGACACCGGGGGAGTCCCTGGAGGACTGGCGGTTCTCCCTGGAGACGGCCCTCTCCTACCAGCCTGACCACATCAGTGCCTACGCGCTGATCGTGGAAGACGGCACCAAGCTGGCAGCCCAGATCCGCCGTGGTGAAGTCCCGGGAATCGACGACGACGACCACGCCGACAAATACGAACTCGCCGACCAGCTGATCGGCGCTGCAGGCCTCAGCTGGTACGAGGTCAGCAACTGGTCCCGGACGCCGGAGCAGGCATGCCGGCACAACCTCGCGTACTGGCGCGGGGACGACTGGTGGGGCATCGGGCCTGGTGCACATTCACACGTGGGCGGGGTGCGGTGGTGGAACGTCAAGCACCCCACGGCCTACGCCGGACGGCTCGCTCAGGGCCTGTCACCGGCGGCCGGGCGGGAAACGCTCGACGCCGAAACCCGCGACGTGGAGCGCGTGATGCTTGAGGCCCGGCTCGTGTCGGGACTGGCCACGTCAACGCTGGGCGACCACGGCCGTCACGCCGTGGCCGGGCTCATTGCCGACGGCCTGGTGGAGCCGCCGGCTGCGTTCCACGGCACGCTGGTATTGACCCTGAAGGGCCGCCTGCTGGCCGACGCCGTGGTCCGCAGGATCCTGCCGGACTGA
- a CDS encoding response regulator transcription factor: MDPAADFAAQLNHLGDRDAYLDAASQFLLKLFPSDHAAWSSLDARAGTAEVVAYPHYSGANVQKMMLDMYDEHPFAASVQTDGVGGDWRPRRLSDLVSDLELYRTRAFQEALSIVGVNRQLVLFTAGCRVDYFHCWTMNRWNHDFSDNDASLAQQIQPMLQLLDSAYAGGNAHRVAETANAEAYSLTAREQQVMRLLGQGLKATGIGRLLGCSPRTVAKHIEHAYTKLGSNNRVDALRRLRGE, from the coding sequence ATGGACCCTGCAGCCGACTTCGCAGCGCAACTGAACCACCTCGGGGACCGTGACGCCTATCTGGACGCCGCCAGCCAATTCCTTCTGAAGCTCTTCCCGTCAGACCACGCAGCCTGGAGTTCCCTGGACGCCCGAGCAGGCACGGCGGAGGTAGTGGCCTACCCTCACTACTCCGGCGCCAATGTGCAAAAGATGATGCTCGATATGTACGACGAGCATCCGTTCGCCGCCAGCGTCCAAACCGACGGCGTGGGCGGAGACTGGCGTCCCCGCCGCCTGAGCGACCTGGTCTCTGACCTCGAGCTGTACAGAACCCGCGCCTTCCAAGAAGCACTCTCCATCGTAGGCGTGAATCGGCAGCTCGTGCTTTTCACGGCCGGGTGCCGCGTCGACTACTTCCACTGCTGGACCATGAACCGCTGGAACCATGACTTCAGCGACAACGACGCCTCGCTCGCCCAGCAGATCCAGCCGATGCTGCAACTGCTCGATTCTGCATACGCGGGGGGCAACGCACACAGGGTAGCGGAGACAGCGAACGCAGAGGCCTATTCCCTGACCGCGCGCGAACAGCAGGTCATGCGCTTGCTCGGGCAGGGCCTCAAGGCGACCGGGATCGGACGCCTGCTCGGGTGCAGTCCCCGGACCGTCGCGAAGCACATCGAGCACGCCTACACCAAGCTCGGGAGCAACAACCGGGTGGACGCCCTCCGCCGCCTCAGGGGCGAGTGA
- the rpsT gene encoding 30S ribosomal protein S20, whose protein sequence is MANIKSQKKRILTNEKARLRNNAVKSELKTAIRAVNTAVESTDKDAAAAALLVAGRKLDKAVSKGVLHKNNAANRKSAISKKVNAL, encoded by the coding sequence GTGGCTAATATCAAGTCCCAGAAGAAGCGCATCCTTACCAACGAGAAGGCTCGCCTGCGCAACAACGCAGTCAAGTCTGAGCTGAAGACGGCCATCCGCGCCGTCAACACCGCCGTTGAGTCCACCGACAAGGATGCAGCTGCCGCTGCCCTGCTTGTTGCCGGCCGCAAGCTGGACAAGGCTGTCAGCAAGGGTGTTCTGCACAAGAACAACGCAGCAAACCGCAAGTCGGCCATCTCCAAGAAGGTCAACGCGCTGTAA
- the lepA gene encoding translation elongation factor 4 codes for MSPMARTAPVPAATDPAIIRNFCIIAHIDHGKSTLADRMLQFTGVVKSRDMKAQYLDRMDIERERGITIKSQAVRMPWELDGTSYALNMIDTPGHVDFTYEVSRSLAACEGAVLLVDAAQGIEAQTLANLYLAMENNLTIIPVLNKIDLPAAQPEKYAAELASLIGGDPDDVLRVSGKTGIGVEVLLDKIVRDLPAPVGDPNAPARAMIFDSVYDTYRGVVTYVRVVDGMLHPRERIQMMSTRATHELLEIGVSSPEPTPSKGLGVGEVGYLITGVKDVRLSKVGDTVTNLAKPATASLPGYADAKPMVFSGLYPLDGTDYPVLRDALEKLMLNDAALVYEPETSAALGFGFRVGFLGLLHLEITRERLEREYNLDLISTAPNVEYEVTLEDKKVVHVTNPSEYPSGKIAEVREPMVAATILAPNEFVGAIMELCQSRRGVIGGMDYLSEDRVEIRYRLPLAEIVFDFFDILKSKTRGYGSLDWKADGEQVADLVKVDIMLQGEQVDAFSAITHREKAYAYGVMMTGKLRELIPRQQFEVPIQAAIGSRIIARESIRAIRKDVLAKCYGGDISRKRKLLEKQKEGKKRMKMVGRVEVPQEAFIAALTTDESKDKAKK; via the coding sequence GTGTCTCCCATGGCCCGCACCGCCCCGGTGCCCGCCGCGACTGATCCGGCCATCATTCGGAATTTCTGCATCATCGCGCACATTGACCACGGTAAATCCACCCTGGCTGACCGCATGCTGCAGTTCACCGGGGTGGTTAAGTCCCGCGATATGAAGGCCCAGTACCTGGATCGCATGGACATTGAGCGCGAACGCGGTATCACCATTAAGTCCCAGGCGGTCCGCATGCCCTGGGAACTCGACGGGACCAGCTACGCGCTGAACATGATCGACACCCCCGGCCACGTGGACTTCACCTACGAAGTGTCCCGTTCGCTGGCCGCCTGCGAAGGCGCAGTGTTGCTCGTTGACGCGGCGCAGGGCATTGAGGCCCAGACCCTTGCGAACCTGTACCTGGCGATGGAAAACAACCTCACCATCATCCCGGTACTGAACAAGATCGACCTCCCGGCAGCCCAGCCTGAGAAGTACGCGGCCGAACTGGCCAGCCTGATCGGCGGCGACCCCGACGACGTGCTCCGCGTCTCCGGCAAGACCGGCATAGGCGTCGAGGTCCTGCTGGACAAGATCGTCCGCGATCTGCCGGCCCCCGTGGGGGACCCGAACGCCCCCGCGCGCGCCATGATCTTCGACTCGGTCTACGACACGTACCGCGGTGTGGTTACCTACGTCCGTGTGGTTGACGGCATGCTCCACCCGCGTGAACGCATCCAGATGATGTCCACCCGGGCCACCCACGAACTCCTCGAGATCGGGGTGAGCTCCCCGGAGCCCACCCCCTCCAAGGGTCTCGGCGTTGGCGAAGTGGGCTACCTCATCACCGGTGTGAAGGACGTCCGCCTGTCCAAGGTCGGCGACACCGTCACCAACCTCGCCAAGCCTGCCACGGCCTCCCTTCCCGGCTATGCCGATGCCAAGCCGATGGTCTTCTCCGGCCTGTACCCGCTGGACGGCACGGACTACCCGGTGCTCCGCGATGCGCTGGAGAAGCTCATGCTCAACGACGCCGCACTGGTGTACGAGCCCGAAACGTCGGCCGCGCTCGGCTTCGGCTTCCGCGTCGGCTTCCTCGGCCTGCTCCACCTGGAAATCACCAGGGAGCGGCTCGAACGCGAATACAATCTCGACCTGATCTCCACCGCCCCCAATGTGGAGTATGAAGTGACGCTGGAGGACAAGAAGGTGGTCCATGTGACCAACCCCAGCGAATACCCTTCCGGCAAGATCGCAGAGGTCCGCGAGCCGATGGTGGCTGCCACCATCCTGGCGCCGAATGAGTTCGTGGGCGCCATCATGGAGCTCTGCCAGAGCCGCCGCGGTGTTATAGGCGGCATGGACTACCTGTCCGAGGACAGGGTCGAAATCCGCTACCGGCTGCCACTCGCTGAGATCGTGTTCGATTTCTTTGACATCCTCAAATCCAAGACCCGGGGCTACGGCTCGCTGGACTGGAAAGCCGACGGCGAGCAGGTGGCCGACCTGGTCAAGGTGGATATCATGCTCCAGGGCGAACAGGTGGATGCCTTCTCCGCCATCACGCACCGCGAGAAGGCCTATGCCTACGGTGTAATGATGACCGGCAAACTGCGCGAGCTCATTCCCCGCCAGCAGTTCGAAGTGCCCATCCAGGCTGCCATCGGCTCCAGGATCATCGCCCGGGAAAGCATCCGCGCCATCCGCAAGGATGTTCTCGCCAAGTGCTACGGCGGCGACATTTCCCGGAAGCGCAAACTGCTGGAGAAGCAGAAGGAAGGCAAAAAGCGCATGAAGATGGTGGGCCGCGTTGAGGTCCCCCAGGAAGCCTTCATCGCTGCGCTGACCACCGACGAGTCCAAGGACAAGGCCAAGAAGTAG
- a CDS encoding ComEC/Rec2 family competence protein produces MSGANCSLVLGALLIAARSLRLPRLPAAGLALTGLAMFVVLVGPDASVLRAALMGSIAVASLAGGRMGRGLSFLCLAVMGLLLIDPGLGTSFGFLLSALATLGIIVLGRRMIDWTPAVIPRWAAAAWAVPLSAQLLCGPVVVLLQPQFSTYSLLANLMAAPLVAPVTLLGTAAVPLVVAAPWLATVLIAVAGTFSAGVAGTARITAGLPGAALPWPEGPFGLLTMVLLSLLTFAGVWLTIRPRQVLPRVLALHARTESVLDLLERHLGATLVWSGPGQRGLNQRGPGQRGPGLVAAAHRGRLRHCTRISGRNPPWPQPRPHDPGLRCPTRPPGGT; encoded by the coding sequence ATGTCTGGAGCCAACTGCAGCCTGGTCCTGGGTGCACTGCTGATCGCTGCCCGCAGTCTTCGCCTGCCCCGGCTTCCCGCGGCAGGACTGGCGCTGACCGGCCTGGCAATGTTTGTGGTGCTTGTGGGCCCGGATGCCAGCGTCCTGCGCGCCGCGCTGATGGGTTCAATCGCAGTGGCATCGCTGGCAGGGGGCCGGATGGGCCGCGGACTCAGTTTCCTCTGCCTCGCGGTGATGGGCCTGCTCCTGATCGACCCCGGCCTCGGTACCAGCTTTGGGTTCCTCTTGTCGGCACTCGCGACCCTGGGCATCATCGTCCTGGGCCGACGGATGATTGACTGGACCCCGGCAGTGATTCCACGCTGGGCAGCCGCCGCCTGGGCCGTCCCGCTCTCCGCGCAGTTGCTGTGCGGCCCGGTGGTTGTGCTCCTGCAGCCCCAGTTTTCCACGTACTCGCTGCTTGCAAACCTGATGGCAGCCCCGCTGGTAGCACCGGTGACATTGCTGGGAACGGCTGCCGTCCCGCTGGTGGTTGCCGCGCCGTGGCTGGCCACCGTCCTGATCGCCGTGGCAGGCACTTTCAGCGCCGGAGTGGCAGGAACCGCACGGATCACGGCAGGATTGCCGGGGGCTGCGCTGCCCTGGCCCGAGGGCCCGTTCGGACTCCTGACCATGGTGCTGCTCTCCCTGCTGACCTTCGCCGGTGTGTGGCTGACCATCCGGCCGCGTCAGGTGTTGCCGCGGGTCCTGGCACTGCACGCCCGGACGGAATCGGTGTTGGACCTCCTGGAACGGCACCTGGGGGCCACGTTGGTGTGGTCCGGCCCGGGCCAACGCGGCCTGAACCAACGCGGTCCGGGTCAACGTGGCCCCGGCTTGGTGGCGGCGGCCCACCGTGGCAGGCTTAGACACTGCACCAGAATTTCCGGGAGGAATCCACCATGGCCGCAGCCCAGACCACACGACCCAGGACTCCGGTGTCCAACACGGCCACCTGGCGGGACGTGA
- a CDS encoding DUF3097 domain-containing protein: protein MQYQNWGPQEITAPVRSELPEVPVERGMVLEDAQSGWVGAVTRVEKSGGMHVVALEDRRGKSRSFRLGFGFLLEGQPIRLLPPAPRQAAPVVAGRTASGSVRVAGQRAQVAKASRIWVEGKHDAELVEKVWGDDLRVEGIVVEPLHGIDDLAGAVAAFGPGPGRRLGVLVDHLVPDSKEWRIAAAVMASPGAVGNVLIVGHPYVDVWQAIRPAVLGIEEWPVVPRGQDWKTGILAAFGWPHSTKEDIGLGWQKLLGAVRSYADLEASLLGRVEEVIDFLTVP from the coding sequence ATGCAGTACCAGAACTGGGGTCCGCAGGAGATCACCGCGCCCGTGAGAAGCGAACTCCCTGAGGTCCCCGTGGAACGTGGCATGGTTCTCGAAGACGCCCAGTCAGGCTGGGTGGGAGCGGTGACCCGGGTGGAGAAGTCCGGTGGCATGCATGTAGTGGCCCTCGAAGACCGGCGCGGCAAGTCCCGGTCCTTCCGGCTGGGCTTCGGGTTCCTCCTGGAGGGGCAGCCCATCCGGCTCCTTCCCCCGGCTCCCAGGCAGGCCGCCCCCGTCGTCGCCGGCCGAACGGCGTCCGGCTCAGTCCGCGTGGCCGGCCAGCGTGCCCAGGTGGCCAAAGCCAGCAGGATCTGGGTGGAGGGAAAACACGACGCCGAACTCGTGGAAAAAGTCTGGGGTGACGATCTCCGCGTAGAGGGCATCGTCGTCGAGCCTTTGCATGGCATTGATGACCTGGCGGGGGCGGTGGCCGCATTTGGTCCCGGTCCGGGGCGGCGGCTGGGGGTCCTGGTGGACCACCTGGTGCCGGACTCGAAGGAGTGGCGCATCGCGGCTGCCGTGATGGCCTCCCCCGGCGCGGTGGGGAATGTCCTGATAGTCGGGCACCCTTACGTTGACGTGTGGCAGGCCATCCGGCCCGCTGTGCTGGGCATCGAAGAATGGCCGGTGGTGCCCCGCGGGCAGGACTGGAAGACCGGAATCCTGGCGGCGTTCGGCTGGCCGCACTCCACCAAGGAAGACATCGGGCTTGGCTGGCAAAAGCTGCTAGGCGCTGTCCGCAGCTACGCGGACCTGGAAGCATCGCTGCTCGGGAGAGTGGAGGAAGTCATCGACTTCCTGACGGTGCCCTGA
- a CDS encoding tetratricopeptide repeat protein, producing MILTLASVADASRHLREAADWLTEAATLLEDFPNSAIRDTWLAEVLTRLGDSLRQAGHHGEALEALRHACALAEQNGTEPLRTAGAHNALGILAKTTGDYPRAVHHYAQARLLIETTLGTDAPELASLHHNLAGLLHIQGLYLKAEPEIRTALELRRGGRLPDRAGIAADLSVLGAVLAGQGRFEEAKQSLETALGMWESLYGPQHYEVAVQLHNLASIHQEAGDLDAANVYFVRALDIKERTLGGSHVEIGEVLCNFASLRCEQGFTAEGLMLYAKALAIFEACFGPDHPKTQMCAGRRSRAAMAISK from the coding sequence ATGATCCTCACCCTCGCCTCAGTTGCCGACGCGTCACGACACCTCAGAGAAGCCGCTGATTGGCTGACCGAAGCTGCCACACTCCTCGAAGACTTTCCGAATTCCGCGATACGGGATACCTGGCTGGCAGAGGTTCTCACACGACTCGGGGATAGCTTGCGCCAGGCCGGACACCATGGAGAGGCCCTGGAAGCTCTGCGTCATGCCTGCGCTCTCGCCGAGCAGAACGGTACCGAGCCGCTACGCACCGCAGGGGCCCACAACGCATTGGGGATACTTGCGAAAACCACGGGAGACTACCCACGAGCGGTCCATCATTACGCCCAGGCACGACTACTGATTGAGACCACGCTGGGTACGGATGCACCTGAATTGGCGAGTTTGCATCACAACCTCGCCGGCCTGTTGCACATCCAGGGCCTGTACCTCAAAGCGGAACCTGAGATCCGTACCGCACTGGAGCTTCGCCGAGGTGGCCGGCTTCCCGACAGGGCCGGAATCGCGGCCGACCTGTCAGTTCTTGGCGCAGTCCTGGCCGGCCAGGGCCGGTTTGAGGAAGCCAAACAGTCTCTGGAAACGGCCCTTGGAATGTGGGAGTCCCTTTACGGCCCGCAGCACTACGAGGTAGCAGTCCAGCTCCATAACCTGGCAAGCATCCATCAGGAGGCCGGTGACTTAGACGCCGCCAATGTCTACTTCGTCCGGGCCCTGGATATTAAGGAGCGTACGCTCGGCGGAAGCCACGTCGAGATAGGTGAGGTGCTTTGTAACTTCGCCTCACTGCGGTGCGAGCAAGGCTTCACGGCGGAAGGCCTAATGCTCTACGCCAAGGCCTTGGCCATTTTTGAGGCCTGTTTTGGCCCCGATCACCCGAAGACGCAGATGTGCGCGGGGAGGCGAAGTCGTGCCGCAATGGCTATTTCCAAGTGA
- the hrcA gene encoding heat-inducible transcriptional repressor HrcA, with the protein MSEPRKLEVLRAIVEDYVHSREPVGSKALVERHHLGVSSATIRNDMAALEDDGLITAPHTSAGRIPTDKGYRLFVDQISAVKPLSHAERRAIQSLLEGADDLDDVLDRTVRMLSQLTNQVAVVQYPHLSRATIRHIEFVLLAPRQVLVVLIATTGKVEQRVIDVGQDLGDDAIAALRTHFLGSLAGISLSRLTPSLPGVVSSVSPGQRAAAQALAHGLETLAHSSREERMVMAGTANLARSNVDFPLSIGPVLEALEEQVVLLRLLSDMAQDPRGVAVSIGRENPYDGLAEASVVATGYGPDSTAKIGVLGPTRMDYPTTMAAVRAVARYLSRILGP; encoded by the coding sequence ATGAGCGAGCCGCGCAAACTCGAAGTACTGCGCGCCATCGTGGAGGACTATGTGCACTCCCGCGAGCCAGTAGGTTCAAAAGCGCTCGTGGAACGCCACCACCTCGGCGTGTCCAGTGCCACCATCCGCAACGACATGGCGGCCCTGGAAGACGACGGCCTGATCACGGCCCCGCACACCAGCGCCGGACGGATCCCCACAGACAAAGGCTATCGGCTGTTTGTGGACCAGATTTCAGCGGTAAAGCCGCTTTCCCACGCGGAACGGCGTGCAATCCAGTCGCTGCTGGAGGGCGCAGACGATCTGGACGACGTCCTGGACAGGACCGTCAGGATGCTGTCGCAGCTGACCAACCAGGTCGCGGTAGTGCAGTATCCGCATCTGAGCCGCGCCACCATCCGCCACATCGAATTCGTCCTGCTCGCGCCCCGGCAGGTCCTGGTGGTCCTCATCGCCACCACCGGCAAGGTCGAACAGCGCGTGATCGACGTCGGCCAGGACCTCGGCGACGACGCCATCGCCGCGTTGCGGACACACTTCCTCGGATCACTCGCGGGCATCTCGCTGAGCCGGCTGACCCCCTCGCTGCCGGGAGTCGTTTCGTCGGTCAGCCCGGGCCAGCGCGCGGCGGCCCAGGCCTTGGCCCACGGGCTGGAAACGCTCGCCCACAGCAGCCGCGAGGAACGCATGGTCATGGCCGGAACGGCGAACCTCGCCCGCTCCAATGTGGATTTTCCGCTCAGTATCGGACCGGTCTTGGAAGCGCTCGAGGAGCAGGTTGTCCTGCTGCGCCTCCTGAGCGACATGGCGCAGGATCCGAGGGGCGTGGCAGTCAGCATCGGGCGTGAAAACCCGTACGACGGACTCGCGGAAGCCTCCGTGGTGGCCACGGGCTACGGACCAGACAGCACTGCCAAGATCGGTGTGCTCGGCCCCACCCGGATGGACTATCCCACCACGATGGCCGCCGTCAGGGCAGTAGCCCGTTACCTTTCAAGAATTCTGGGTCCGTAA